In Thermoplasmatales archaeon, the genomic stretch TATAAATTTTTCTCCAATTATTCTCCTTTTCTCCTCTGGATCAGTAACCCCTCTTAAAGCATTTATAAAATCTTTACTTGCATCAATAAAAATGAAATTTATATTCTTTCCCTCATAAAATTTCCTCACTTCCTCACTTTCTCCTTCCCTCATAAGCCCAGTATCGATATGCACAGCAATAAGGTTTTTTCCGAGAGCTATGCCTGCCAGTTTTGCAGCAACAGCAGAATCAACCCCTCCAGATACAGCAATTATCGCCTTTCCCTTAACTTCCTCCCTTATCTTCTCAGTCGCACTTTCAACAAATTCCTTTACATCAAACATATTTCTCCCTCATTTTCCTCCTTTCTCCCTCAAGTTTTTCAGCAAGTTCCTCATATTTCAGAGCAAGAATTTCAACCGCAAGCAATGCCGCATTTTCTCCCCTATCAAGCCCAACAGCAGCAACCGGCACGCCGGGTGGCATCTGCACAATTGAAAGAATGGCATCCAAATTTAGCTTTCCAGAAACTGGAACACCTATAACTGGCTTTGTTGTATGTGATGCTATGCTTCCAGGGAGGGCGGCTGATAAACCAGCGATTGCAATGAATATATCTGCATCACTTGATGCAATTTCCTTTATTTTTTCGGGTGTTCGATGGGCGGAGGCAAATACCATTTCATATGGAACACCAAATTTTTCCAAAGTTTCAGCAGCTTTTTTTCCAACTTCTTCATCGCTTTTAGAACCCATGACTATCATAACCTTCATAAAAATAAATATGAAATGAATAAAAATCTTTTCTGAAAAAACTGCTGTGTTGAATAAACCCTAAAATTTTTTTATTTTTGCAGCATTTCTATAAGAAGAGATAAGGATGCCAGACGAGAGAAATTGGAAAGAATATAATGAGCAAATGGTGAGGAGAGAAGAAATGTACATTTCTCTGGATTTTATGGAAAC encodes the following:
- the purE gene encoding 5-(carboxyamino)imidazole ribonucleotide mutase, which gives rise to MKVMIVMGSKSDEEVGKKAAETLEKFGVPYEMVFASAHRTPEKIKEIASSDADIFIAIAGLSAALPGSIASHTTKPVIGVPVSGKLNLDAILSIVQMPPGVPVAAVGLDRGENAALLAVEILALKYEELAEKLEGERRKMREKYV